CCTTATTGGCAGCCAAACTCCTCGGACTGCGGACAGCAGGCATTTACCACACGGACTTTCCCCAATACGTCAAAATCCTCAGTGATGATGACGTGGGGATGGAGTCCCTTTGTTGGCAATATATGTATTGGTTCTATGACCAGATGGATGTGGTTTGGGTGAATTCCGCCCATTACCGTGACCAATGGATTAAAAGAGGAATCAACCCCGATAAAATCAAGATATTCCCACGGGGTATCGATACTGAGGCTTATCACCCCCGTCGACGTAAAACAAATTTCTGGGAAAAATACGGGATCAAGGGGAAAACTGTTTTCCTCTACGTCGGTCGTGTCTCTAAGGAGAAGAATATTGATGTGCTTATGGCCGCTTTTGAGCAACTTGCCGCACACCACGGGCAAATTGCTCTAGCAGTGGTCGGGGACGGCCCTTATCAACGGGAGTTAAAACAAAGATATCCTGCTGTTGTATTTACAGGATACTTCAGCGGTGAAACCCTCTGGGAAGCCTACGCTTCATCCGATGCATTTGTCTTTCCCAGTACGACAGACACTTTCGGTAATGTAATCCTCGAAGCCCAAGCCTCGGGACTGCCCACTATCGTCTCCGACATCGGAGGCCCTATGGAACTCGTCGAAGAAGGCGTGAATGGATTTGTCACCCGCGCTTTTGACGCGACACAAATTGCGCAGAAAATGAAACAAATGGCCCAAGACAAGGAATCCCTCCTAAAAATGTCCGCCAACGCACGTGCGAATGTCGAGCAGCGGTCTTGGTCCACAGCCTTTACGCGTTTTTGGGAGACGACACTTTAGTCACGTACATTCTCAAGCAAAAGCTGATTTGCTGTTTTACGGATCAAATCAAAGTGTTTATCCCTGCAATAAAGAAGACAATGACTTTCTATTGCCACAGTCGCAATAAGAATATCATCTCTGGGAATGGTCAGACCATTTTGGCGTAATTTCTTTTCAAGCCTTCCTGCCTTCCCCCACCAATCGGGTTTAAATTCTATACGTAGACAGACATCAAATGTTTCTATGATAAAATCCTCTTCTGTCCCGCGAGCACCAGAGAGAAGCTCCATAAAAACAGGACAAGTAAAAGCAGCTTGATCAGTTTTAATTAATATAGCTACTTTGGATTTTATGTTTTTCATCCCGCCTTTTCTGAAAAACTCAATCCAAACTGAAGTGTCAATGAGTATCATAATACGAGGCGACTTCTAGCTCTTCATTGCTTTGGGAATAGTCAGAGTTTCCTGAAAGCACTTTTTCAATAATCTTCTGCTTTTTATTTTCCCTGATATACTCTCTTAAAGCAAATGATAATGCGGGAGACTTCTTTTTTTCACCGGTTATTCTTTGAATTGCACGCAAATCAGATGCATCAATTTCAACTGTAATTCTCATCATATAAGATTAAAATTTGACGCAATTAATGTCAAATGATTTTTAAATCTCGAAATTCACCCCACCCAAGAAATCCGCTCCAAGGCTCTCAACCCGGTGAACCACATCTGCAACCGTGTAATTATCAAGGATATTGGAAAGGGAATTACGGACATCGAGCATCAGGAGCCTCAGACCACAGCTTTTTTCGTCAGGGCAGTTACATTTTTCGTAGGAAGTCTGGCTGACACATAAAACAGGCGCTAGAGGGCCATCCATTAGGCGGATAATATGCCCCACCCGGATTTCAGTTAGTTTCTTATCGAGAGTATACCCGCCTTTGACCCCACGCCGACTGGTCAGGTAACCAGCATTTTTTAAGGCCAAAAGGATTTGTTCAAGGAATTTTAAAGGGATTTTTTCCACCTTGGAGATCCCCCGCACATTAAAACTCCCCTGCTCACGGTGGCAACCCATGTGGATCAATGCCCTCAATGCATATTCACTTTTTTTAGAAACTCTCATATTGTGTGATATCCGTACCATAGCAGGAGTAGCTTTCTTGATAAGGAAAAACTCATCCTGCCGCCCAATCGTATGATCAATACACAGGCCACCACTATTATACCTGAAGCACGATTTCCTATTGATCATGTCAATAATTTTGACTTAATTAGTCAGAGTCTCGGCTTTTAGCATAATGTTATTCAATATCCCCAAATCCCCTAAAACCCTTATCCTCATTCCCGCTTATAATGAAGAAGAGCGGATAGGGGAAATGCTGGAGCGTTATCTCAGTTTTTTTTCTTCCATTACCGGTTTTCAGATTGAATTCATGGTAATTCTCAACGGGTGTCGAGACAGGACAAAAAATATTGTACAGGGATTTCAAATAACAAATCCTCATCTTAAACTCTCTGAATTCAATGATCCTATTGGTAAGGGGGG
The genomic region above belongs to Verrucomicrobiota bacterium and contains:
- a CDS encoding Rrf2 family transcriptional regulator, translated to MRVSKKSEYALRALIHMGCHREQGSFNVRGISKVEKIPLKFLEQILLALKNAGYLTSRRGVKGGYTLDKKLTEIRVGHIIRLMDGPLAPVLCVSQTSYEKCNCPDEKSCGLRLLMLDVRNSLSNILDNYTVADVVHRVESLGADFLGGVNFEI
- a CDS encoding type II toxin-antitoxin system VapB family antitoxin, which produces MMRITVEIDASDLRAIQRITGEKKKSPALSFALREYIRENKKQKIIEKVLSGNSDYSQSNEELEVASYYDTH
- a CDS encoding PIN domain-containing protein encodes the protein MILIDTSVWIEFFRKGGMKNIKSKVAILIKTDQAAFTCPVFMELLSGARGTEEDFIIETFDVCLRIEFKPDWWGKAGRLEKKLRQNGLTIPRDDILIATVAIESHCLLYCRDKHFDLIRKTANQLLLENVRD